AGAATAGCCTGCAATCCCAAGAAATGTCATCATCTCTCGGACGGTTTTGGGCTTTGGAGCCTTTCGAATTGCTTCCAACTGACTGTCAGAAATGCTTCTATGTCCTTTGGTTATTACCTGTCCCAGGTAGACCACTTTCTCCTGGCAGTACTGCAGCTTTTTCTGAGAAACCTTATGTCCTTTCTCTGCCAATAACTTCATTGAATCCTTGTGACACGTTTCTGCGTCGGGTGAACAGAGCATAATGTCGTCCACATACTGAATGACAGTGCTCTTTAGCACCTGACCAATTCCTTCCAGGTCGTCTTTCAACACTTTATTGAAGATATGAGGGCTGTGCTTAAATCCTTGTGGTAACCGTCTGTAAACAAAATGTTGTCCTCTGAATGTAAATCCAAACAAACCTTGACTTTCAGTACTGAGTGGGACACTGAAAAATGCTCCACACAAGTCCAAGACTGTGAAATATGTCGCTTCTGGTGAGACTTAAGTCAACAGAGTATGCAGATCTGGAACTTCAGCTGGAAAATCAGCAACCACTTCATTCACTGCTCTCAAGCCGTGTACCAAATGATAAGAGTTATCCGGTTTCTGCACTGGTAGTGGATTCACGAAAATTTGAGTCGACTTCAACACTGCAAATAGATTCACAAGTCATTTGTACAGCCTATGGCTGTCCTTTTCCTTGAGTAGAAATCATGATTTTGATAAATCGACGATCCTTATCCAGATGGCATGGTTTTCTTTAAGTGGAGCATAACTAGCTCCTTCTGCTTTTTCCATCATTTCTCCAAGGTCCTTCTGCTCGTATTCTTCAGACACCAGCAAAGTTACATGTGGCACACTTTTCTCAATGTTGAATTCTTTCTGCAAAAATTCACTTTTTCTATCTTCATAGCTGCTCCTTGTGGTCCCAAAATTATGCAATTTGAAGAAAGTTGAACTTGTTCTGGTTGACGACTCAACCATTCTTCTGGATCTGCTTTTGTAGCATCTTTGAAGTACTTAAGTGTGCAATGCAATGGGTATTCAGGAAGTCTTGCTTTTGGCATATTTGCCACAATAAATTTTTCCCATAGTCTGACTGATTCCAAGAAATCGGTGTCAAGATTTCTGATCCAAAATACTAACGAGGCTTCAGTCTCTGTTTCCATTGATAATTGATAAGTCACATCTTCTGGCACATCCACCAGACAGCTGTCTGGTGTACATTTGAATGTGCAATTTAATTTACACTAATTACCATCTCGATTGAGTACTGGTAATTGTGGGTAGACATCTTCAAACTCCACTTTCTGTTCGTAAGGAGGTGGGTTTTGTACTGGAGTCAGGTGCGAAAACGGCAGATTAATTTTTTCCATCAATGTCTCTGTtcgttttgtatttttctcaatttctttcaagcttttttctctctcttcttttgtaGCTTGTACCAGCTTCTGTCCTTTGATGTCAAACAGCTGTAAAATGCCAAGCTCCActtgtctcttctcttttcGTCGTTCCTGCTTTTCCCTTCTTTTGATTTACTTTGTAGGTGGACACAAGCACCTGCATGGTTTTGATCACTTCTGGGTTAAGAGTTCCTACCTTTGGCCAAGGTTTTTCCAAATCTGGCCTTCGCTTATGCCATTTATTCGACATTTTTACGATAAGTGGTTTAATCAAAGGATTACTTTGCTGAACCACTTCGATTGGCGTGATTGTTTGCTTAGTTTTAATGTCTTTCTTAGACATTTTAGCAGTTATATTTATTCccttatttaaatgtaaaatcaaaAGTTTTCTTGAATCTTTGGCTTactcccccccctttttttttttataatctatttatttatttattcacttatGCGATTAATATCATCGACCTTATTTAATGCTAATAGTTGTAGCACAATTAGTAACGATAAGTTTGCCAACACCAGAAGAAACAGCAAGCCTGCTGTTGCGAAAAATTTCACTTGACACTCGGTCTTTTGTTAAACAAATTCGTCAAAATGCAGTATAAATTTGTCAAACCAGTAAGCAAATATTATATGGAACACCAAAATACTCAAACACAATACATGATAAATCAAACTCAAGACCTATGGACTTTTAATAACTAATTCAAACTGTGTTCACTAAACATACGGTCAATCTGTGCCAAGTCTGtgcaaaaatgaaagcaaatatattGTATAAAACACCAAACCAAAGCATGTGCCTATATAATTTATAAATGAAGGCAAAATAAGTGTGTTTAAAGAGCTTTAGAAAGTGGTGTTTTATCAAAAGGAGTTTGAttgacaagaaaaaacaaacactggccTTTGCTGAAGTCAGCTTGCGGGGCTATTCAGTCACCAGGCACATCTGGATCATATCAACTCAGCTCTCCCCCccttggtctctctctctctctctctctcactcaaaCAAAAAGGAGAGGGGGCAAAGGttagtttaacatttaaaacaatttctGCACATCAAATTATTTCTCCATATGGCACTCTATATGACAAAaagatttatttctttaataagaAGAGTTTATTTCACTCTCTGTAGGGGAGATAGCTTATCTCTCAGCGGACTGTAAGATGCTGGACGTGTTTGGATCCCACCTTCAACCTGGAGTGTCGGCCAGAACACTACTTTAAGGCTAGGATGATAACTGCTGACTGATGTGACTAATCTAGTTGACTTCACGCATAGAAGGCAGCAATCAGGGAGACAGAAGTGCAGCTTCACATATGGGCTTTATTAGTTAGCCCTGGTTCTTACAAGGTGCAGACCTAGCTCCGAATACACTGGGCTAGGTGAAGATCCACATCTATacatgaaggtgtgtgtgtatgtgtggttctgcaacacagaaaaataaatagtaaGTATAACTCAACACAATTAGGTGTACCAATAAACATCCAAGAATACAGTATGAGCTATATATGTTTGTTACTCTGGGACTAACATAGCTACATAAGTAGCACACAGCTAACTCAGACTGCATAGCACGGGAGCTAGCCTCCATTTGCTTAGCTTATACCGATCACACCACTAACAAGCTTAACTTATAAACAGAGGAATATAACCATCTCTAATAACATGTACTTACTTCGGTCATAAACGCACACTTCTCTTATGAACAAAAACTCGCTAAGTGGCACAGAACATCCCCAGCTCGCATCTGTCTGATCTGACGTTCGGCTGGTGTAAAAATGCGAGACTACTTCAAGGAACACAGGACTGTGGGAAATCTCAACTCTCCACACACTAGTAACATAACTAAATATGAAGACATAAACTATGGGGCCTTTTGTACACTCTCAAAacacctctcacacacaaagtGTTCATGCTTGAGTACATATCAGTCCTATATATTTTTGGGGCTCATAGATGAGCTTTCTAGCAATCAATTAAAggacttctctttcttttctctctctctctttttttttaaatgcatatatatatatatatatatatatatatatatatatatatatatatatatataaaaaagtctccagggaaaaaaatgactatCAAAGTCTCTTGTGAGGCTCATAGATTTTGTCCTTCACAAGGGCTCATAACTTTTAACAATTAGGGCAGCTCATGTGTTGTATTCTTATTATATTCTAAGTAATAACATAACATTCAGAAACCGTTATTTCCAATCACTGTCCAGCAGCAATTATCAAAAAGattaaacaaacatttcaaCACATACACCATTCCACGTCGTTCACAGAtgcaggagacacacacacacacacacacacacacacacacacacacacacacacacacacacagagcgccTTTTGCTCACTGGACAAAGgaaggggcgggggggggggggggggggggggggcacatacacacaagatTGGAGTGCTTCCTCACACACTTAATCAATCCATTCACATAAACATATGCCTACACACCCAGTTAGTcttctctctgcacacacaaaagcacataaACTCACtagcactaacacacacacacacacacacacacacacacacacacacacacacacacacacacacacacacacacacacacactgaaatcacTTTTCTCCATACATATGCCAAAGAAAAAGGAATGCAAGAACTTACAGAGTCTTATGCATACACATTTCTCCAAGTAGCTAACATACACACATCTGTGCAGAAGTGCACTGCagttacacatacacacacaaatggggTGTCTACCATTAGATACACAACTCTGCACTTGCACACACTCCTCACATAGACTCAAGCacccaaaaaagagaaagacaaaatcTCCTCAGCTCTCACACAAAGGAAAAGGCACAGGGATGCCACACCCTTAAACACTCTCACAGGccggcacacacagacatgaaggACAAACAAGTCTCTtttcacataaacacatttagaCTTACACACAAGAGCCAGGAAAGTCAGGTGGAGTCTCCCCCTCACAAAGGAAGAAAccatctccacacacacacacacacgtctcgcTCGACATGAAACATAAATACACAGACTAGTCGACTTTTCTTCTCTACCACTAATGCCGCTTCTTCACATCTGCTTTAGGATAATAATTTATGCTACCTCTAATGAAGTGCAAATTCAAATAGAAGGTTATATCATACACAACTCGTCAGCACTGTCAATGAAAACCTTTTCCATAGAACTTTTCTACACTTCCAGCTTTcctcccccaaaaaaaaactgacctaaGAAAACATTTCTATTGTTTAATCAGGATTTAGGCCTGCCTAAAGCAGCTCCATATAGAAGGCTTAACCCAATTAAGCGGCTATTTCTTTCCTTATCTTTATTCTTATTCCTTTTCATCAGTACTCATTTCACTTTTCTCTATTACATCTTATTTCTTCTTTACAGGGGCTAGCTTTTACAATTTATTCTAAAGAAGAAAAGGACTTTTACACCCAAATTACCTACTTTTAGTCTTAAGAATAAGATGAGGGAACTCTAAACCCTTCCGTGTCAGGGGGCTGCTTTTACAATTTATTCTGAAGCAAAAGAACTTCTGGACCCAAATTACTCGTTCTACTGTTTTAGAATAAACTGAGGGACCTCGAAACCCTActtcccttttttttggggggggggggggggggggggggggggggggcagcttttACAGTTAATCTTAAATCAAAGGACTTCAAAACCCAAACTGCTTGCTTTTATGATTCAAAATTAATTGAGGGGCCTCGAAACCCTGCATCCCGAACATTTAAGGGTTGGCAGCTTTTTGCAGCGTGTTCTGAGACATCGGTCCCTCTAAACCGTTACATGGTTGCTTTTATATCCTAAACAGACCGCAAGGACCTCTAAACCTATCAAAAACCCAGAGGGTGGGCTCCATAGTGAGGTGATCAACCTTCACCGCCCTCACCCGTgtccctttttcttttaattcttaTTTTACTACATTCTTAACTTACTTTATTCACTGTTTTATTTGACTTCGCTCTTCTGATGTCAAAATCATACATCATAGACACAATTTCCAACTTAATTTAGTATTCTTCAATCAGCAGATATTTTAGATAAATGGGTTCTGCTCACCCGCTTTTTATAGAGGCCTCTGTAGCTGTCCGTTGTGTCCAAATGTATTTCAGTCCTGCCTTACACATTGGGTCACCAAATtgtagtatttttaaaaattaaacttaTGTTCATTTAATAAAAGGTGCAGGAGGTGCTCAATTAATCTTCAATTGCATGTATTTTCTATCAAAAGAATGAAGTCAAAACACAGGGCCCTGTTAATTACTCTGGAATATTTCACTTCTTCATTTTATCtctatttcttctctttttcttctcttctccttTAAAAATTTAGAACGAGGGTTTCTccaaaaaacatccaaaaaattCCTACACACAGGTTCTTTACAGTGTGAGAAAAAGGCTCAAACGAGAAACAGCTGCCCATATAAGGAAGCATGCACTCACCCTCCGGCCGGTTCATGAGCACAGAGCTGGACTGCTGAGTCTTCAGGCACAACTGCAGTTCCCACCAGCTGTCTCGGTTCGTGACGCCAGAATTTGCCGTACCTTTGGATGGTTGCATTCTTTGGAgaaaaaatcctcgctgacaaagtcttgcatatatacaaagtttattgcaaagacacagacagtgtcaaaactgGCGCTTTTTCCTTTGCGGCCTGGGACAGGGTAAATTTCCAATCGCCCTAACTCAACTCAACAAAGGGAGAACAAAGGTTATATACTTGGTGAAACCCACCACATTCctaactttccatatatggctatgaaaacagcttcaacCTACAACCTATATGTGGACATATGGTCATCTCCttatatggaaggccagagaGCTACGAGAGGCCCTTCTGCATTCTTTCTGGCCTGAGGCCAAACCTTAAAGCTCAGGTTACTTCTTTTACACAATCAATAAGGCCTTAAGgaaagagaccatatatgcatatatagtttAACAGaacagtacagacaccacatgttttttttttgtttgtttgtttgcaggtgTGGAAACTCACTGTGATGGCAGACAGAATGGAACTCAGTGTTATGGAGCTTTGGGAGGAACTGTGGACATCCAGCTGATTAACAGCACCTCAGGAATATTAAGATTACAGTtgatgaaaaatacattttcattactCACTGTGAGAAATAATATTATTACACTCAATAAGACACAAGAgaaatctgtctttatttccaGTAATGGAACATTTAGGATCAGTAACCTGAACTGGACAGACAGTGGGAATTATAACCTCCAAACCTTTGATGCAACTGGAACAGCAACAGGCGAGCGgattttatatttgttcattCAAGGTAATTTTTCCCCTTTAAGGAAATCCCAAATAAATTTAACATTATTTGGATAATCTACACAATACATCCTACAAATTTTTAGAtaggtttattttgtgttctCCCCCTTCTTCATTGTAAATGACAAATAATGACCTGTTGTAATACCAAAGCtcatctgtgtgtttctctcagctCCTGTGTCCTCTGTCCTGTTGGTCTCTGAGTGTCTGTCCCAGGGAGAGATGAGGGTGTCCTGCTTCTCTGAGGGAGGGGACAGTCCTCAGTACAGCTGGACTCTGGATGGACTCACACTGACAGATGCTGAGCTCCATTCTAGAAACAATAACATCATCACTCTGAAACAGCACGTCTCAGGACATCTGGTCTGCTCAGTCAGGAACAACGTCAATAAAGTCTCCAAAGAAGAGAGGATATCTACCTGTGGTGAGTGAGAACATTATGAATAAAAGCTAATAATCACAACTTTGATTGTGACTTTAATTATGGTAAcattgtatattttttaggactgcaacgattcatcgattaactcgattaaatcgattctaaaaatttatcgacacaaatttactgtgtcgatgcttcgtttaaactctgcagcgctcagctgtctcggtgtaagcggcgctcctcactagcattagcagcattagtgctgacgttttttttgtgggtttattgggggctggcaaaccaacatagaactgcattaccgccacctactggactggagtgtgaatcactcacgtatacacaagcacacattctaaaaagctcaccgtcgctgcgatggatttcatttaacacagagtggatcatcactagagttgccacctgtctcgtaaaatacagaaccccgtatgttacgggactccgtggaatacggctccgtaacatgccgtgttccgtactttacgggacgggtggcaactgtcgctgacatgcatttccacgcctccactgctctctgtgtgtctgtgtgtgttgtgctcgctgagaatttcagctgctatttttgtctttacttcagctgtagctaccagaactggtttgctagcgagcgcgggccattagcactagcgatggtttggtaccggaaggcccgccccccaggaccgaggggctccttcaaaatattttttatactttaatcccttattagtgactaaatatagacctgcagtagaaacgtattttcgagaatgcttgtgaatacaaagcatacaacattactcacacatgcgccatggctcccgcagccactagtttttcaaaacactcatagcaggcagcggtttaaACTGCGCAAGCGCTAAGAGGCGGAGCTGTGACGAtaagctcaagtagtgaaaaaggaaacgtttttcaagcgtccaaaacagcagctttttcttttagtaaacaccattaaat
The sequence above is a segment of the Archocentrus centrarchus isolate MPI-CPG fArcCen1 chromosome 10, fArcCen1, whole genome shotgun sequence genome. Coding sequences within it:
- the LOC115787182 gene encoding uncharacterized protein LOC115787182, with the protein product MAMKTASTYNLYVDIWSSPYMEGVETHCDGRQNGTQCYGALGGTVDIQLINSTSGILRLQLMKNTFSLLTVRNNIITLNKTQEKSVFISSNGTFRISNLNWTDSGNYNLQTFDATGTATGERILYLFIQAPVSSVLLVSECLSQGEMRVSCFSEGGDSPQYSWTLDGLTLTDAELHSRNNNIITLKQHVSGHLVCSVRNNVNKVSKEERISTCGNSLLICGLRAVVAYCLHGVAQPSLPLRNLLSMRMLPLVAQQENSCSRRTMSDAGTQFVYN